CACTGTCTTCAAGTGCCGAACAACCCCCTTGGGCTAAATCAGGTGTCATAGGATGAAGCGCATCGCCGGCAACACAAACATTTCCTTTGCTTATGTTTCCCCACAGCAGATTCCAAGGATGCCTAAATCTTATGGGGGAGTGTTCCAGATTTGTTGCATCGGTTTGTTCGAAAACATTTCTGATCTTATcaggaacttttccaagagtgCTGAGGATATGCTGTTTCAGCTTAATTGGATCTTCAACTAGTTCTTTGTCTGCAATATCgtttttggaaaaatataatttcagaAAACCATCAAtcaagaaacaaaataaatcacttttaagcataaattttCATTTGAAAGAACATGTGGTATGTATATTACACCTTGAGGGGGATGAAAGGTGTAAAACCAGTAAACTTTGTGTTCATCACATGGTATGACACCAAATCTAACACCCTTTCCGAAGAACATCATAACCTTAGGTTCAAATCCATGACCGTTCTTAAATTCTACGAAGCTCCTAACCGCTGACCGGCCTGCATAAGAAGCTTTACTTAGGCCTAGGTATTTTGCCACCACAGAATTCACTCCATCACTCCCAATCAACAcctacatatatatacacaaataaAATAACGTGGCTCAGTCTTTCATTTCATTCTCAGATTGTAATTACATTTTTTGCCATCCCCCAAAATAATATGGATCCTTTCCTACCTTGGCTTTTAGAATGGTTCCATCAGATAGATGTAAAGACTTGTGGGAATCTGAATCTTGAATGTGAACCACTTTGGAGGAATACTTGATTGTTCCCCTAGGAAGTTCATTTTCCAGTGTTTCTAGCAGCGTCTTTCTATTTACCAAGTACGAGTCACCCCTGCATATTACCATTTATATAGAAAGAATAAATGCAACAGTCAAGGTTACACTCTGATTGATGGCTTTTTAAATATAATCATTTGATATACATC
This genomic interval from Primulina huaijiensis isolate GDHJ02 chromosome 14, ASM1229523v2, whole genome shotgun sequence contains the following:
- the LOC140956510 gene encoding monooxygenase 2-like; translation: MEAVEGVVIVGAGIAGLATALGLHKLGIRSLVLESADSLRTTGYYLGIWPNAWKAIDALGDIGQILRAKNLKLTGIMTSSLISGDITADIPINTAGLKGDSYLVNRKTLLETLENELPRGTIKYSSKVVHIQDSDSHKSLHLSDGTILKAKVLIGSDGVNSVVAKYLGLSKASYAGRSAVRSFVEFKNGHGFEPKVMMFFGKGVRFGVIPCDEHKVYWFYTFHPPQDKELVEDPIKLKQHILSTLGKVPDKIRNVFEQTDATNLEHSPIRFRHPWNLLWGNISKGNVCVAGDALHPMTPDLAQGGCSALEDSVVLARVLAAALREESQENEQRKIQKGLENYAKERRWRSIDLVWSAYMSGSIQMWDGVVLSFIRDHILAKFLSGFFLKKPAFDCGNLISSSSYKV